The genomic region GCTTCTGGAAGCATCCGACCGAAAGTCGTTTCTCAAAGCCGGCCTGTATTACCTAATATGCATAATTGTTGTTGTCTGTCTGATAGGTCCGAGGCCCCTTGCATATAGAGATGGGAAAAGACCCATCTACGAAAAAGTCGTACGATTGCAGGAGATTTGGCCTCGCACAAAGATAAAACTGTTGGGTCTGTGGTCGACCACGTATGCTAACTACATAGGACTTGATAAGTGTATTCCAATCGAACCTTTGGCTACAGCAGTAGGCGGCGATATTAGACCCGGAGGGGTGAGTTTGCGAGACTTGCTCCTGTCCCACGACCCGGACGCTGTCCTTATCAGTCAGCGTCTGCTGGCTTCGAAGAATTTTGATGAAAACTCAATCAAAGTCCTGAATTCTGAAGCCTGGACTGCGTATGACATCGGGGACGAAAAACTATACCTTAAAAAGCAAATCCGAAATTCTAATCCCTAAATCCTTCACCCCGTTAGATAATCACGTTTTGCTTCAAAGAATAGCTTTGTCTCTCCTGGTATATGGCTGTTGATTAGACCACTTGCTTTTCTTACCGGCCATATCTAACGGGGTAGAGAAATCCAAAATTCAAATGACCGAAATTCAAAACGCGCGCTCTGGTCATTGGTGTTTTGGTCATTCGAATTTCTGTCATTAGATATTGTTTACCCCATTAGATAGTTCCCGATGCGATTCTTGATATACCTCTTTCCCCAACTTGTTTTCAAGTACTTCTCCCTCTTCACAGCGTCCTTGCCGTTCAGGCAACCTTCATAGTATACCAACTTCAACGGTCTTCTATTCTTAGTCGACGGCACAAGTCCCTTGTTGTGGTCTTCAACT from candidate division TA06 bacterium harbors:
- a CDS encoding GIY-YIG nuclease family protein; translated protein: MYYVYVLQSLKDGKLYVGYTSKLNRRVEDHNKGLVPSTKNRRPLKLVYYEGCLNGKDAVKREKYLKTSWGKRYIKNRIGNYLMG